From the genome of Mugil cephalus isolate CIBA_MC_2020 chromosome 2, CIBA_Mcephalus_1.1, whole genome shotgun sequence, one region includes:
- the gpr137bb gene encoding G protein-coupled receptor 137Ba, which yields MNGEVMEGNPVQEQQQHAGNGSHLPPPPTITPAIPPYVKLGLTIAYTIFYSLLFAFVYAQLWLVLRYRHKRFSYQTAFLFLCLLWAALRALLFSFYFRDCVTANALGPFAFWLLYCFPVCLQFFTLSLMNLYCAQVYFKAKSKYAPALLKYRLPLYLVFLGVSLIFLVVNLVCALLVKMTAADVKTIVLVRVTINDSLFVLCAVSLSICLYKVAKMSLANIYLESKGTSVCQVTLIGITVVLLYASRACYNLVVLALTDIETINSFDYDWYNVSDQADLRSSLGDAGYIVFGVILFVWELLPTSLVVFFFRVRRPPQDRSTAGIPNHVLSSRGYFFDNPRRYDSDDDLAWSIPPQNASASLSSDCYDWGSRHSSFTVHTKTDEQCLTTPTTTTTTGELHPYP from the exons ATGAATGGAGAGGTAATGGAGGGAAACCCggtgcaggagcagcagcagcatgccGGTAATGGCTcacacctccctccccctcccaccatCACGCCGGCCATCCCTCCTTACGTGAAGCTGGGCTTGACCATCGCCTACACCATCTTCTACTCGCTGCTCTTCGCCTTCGTCTACGCCCAGCTCTGGCTGGTGCTGCGCTACCGACACAAGCGCTTCAGTTACCAGACGGCTTTCCTGTTCCTGTGTCTGCTGTGGGCCGCCCTGCGagccctcctcttctccttctactTCAGAGACTGTGTGACAGCCAACGCACTGGGCCCCTTCGCCTTCTGGCTGCTCTACTGCTTCCCCGTCTGCCTGCAGTTCTTCACACTCAGCCTCATGAACCTCTACTGTGCACAG gTTTACTTTAAGGCAAAGTCCAAGTATGCGCCTGCACTGCTGAAGTACAG ACTACCGCTGTACTTGGTCTTCCTGGGTGTTAGTCTCATCTTCCTGGTGGTGAACTTGGTCTGTGCCCTCCTGGTCAAGATGACCGCCGCCGACGTCAAGACCATCGTCCTGGTGAGGGTGACCATCAACGACAGCCTGTTCGTCCTCTGCGCCGTCTCACTGTCCATCTGCCTCTACAAGGTCGCCAAGATGTCGCTGGCCAACATCTACCTGGAGTCAAAG GGGACGTCGGTGTGTCAGGTGACTCTGATCGGGATCACGGTGGTGCTGCTCTACGCGTCTCGAGCCTGTTACAACCTGGTGGTGCTAGCCCTCACCGACATCGAGACCATCAACTCCTTTGACTACGATTGGTACAACGTCTCAGACCAG gcagACCTCCGCTCATCGCTGGGAGACGCCGGTTACATCGTGTTCGGGGTGATTCTGTTCGTGTGGGAGCTGCTGCCCACTTCGctggtcgtcttcttcttcagggtCCGACGGCCGCCTCAGGACAGG AGCACTGCTGGGATACCCAACCACGTCCTCTCCTCCAGAGGATACTTCTTCGATAACCCTCGCCGATACGACAGTGACGATGACCTGGCGTGGAGCATTCCTCCCCAGAATGCATCAGCCAG tctTTCTTCCGACTGCTACGACTGGGGGAGTCGTCACAGCAGCTTCACGGTTCACACCAAGACCGATGAGCAGTGTctcaccacccccaccaccaccaccaccaccgggGAGCTCCACCCTTACCCATGA